A DNA window from Helianthus annuus cultivar XRQ/B chromosome 15, HanXRQr2.0-SUNRISE, whole genome shotgun sequence contains the following coding sequences:
- the LOC110913458 gene encoding cysteine-rich repeat secretory protein 38 — MKSIILLLFLGQATLIMSEPLYADIFRCKKDSGSFLANSQYEKDLKTAMDRLSVSVKNGIHVGRAGVVFALCFCAGYLKTGDCASCVNNTIPLLLKSCPKQNQALAWRSKCMVQYGLENNVGDFDSWFVAHETSDNKTKDVQGLEKTMKVLVDKLSNEAVTKTNYYYAYGTMPYGSRQTLFMVMQCISVLKQEECLNCLQVRVYGEMKRCCSGATAAATITTGCYMRYAHDDFRVR, encoded by the coding sequence ATGAAATCCATAATTTTGTTATTGTTTCTTGGTCAGGCAACTTTGATCATGAGTGAACCACTCTACGCGGACATTTTCCGATGCAAAAAAGACTCTGGAAGCTTTCTAGCGAACAGCCAATACGAGAAAGACCTCAAGACTGCAATGGATAGGCTAAGTGTATCCGTAAAAAACGGTATCCACGTTGGAAGGGCCGGTGTGGTTTTCGCCTTATGTTTTTGTGCAGGCTATTTGAAAACCGGAGATTGCGCATCTTGCGTGAACAACACAATTCCACTTCTTCTAAAGAGCTGCCCAAAGCAAAACCAAGCATTGGCATGGAGGAGCAAATGCATGGTACAATATGGTCTTGAAAATAATGTAGGTGACTTTGATTCTTGGTTTGTTGCCCATGAAACTAGTGATAATAAAACAAAGGATGTTCAAGGGCTTGAAAAAACCATGAAGGTTTTGGTGGATAAACTATCGAACGAAGCGGTGACAAAGACCAACTATTACTATGCTTATGGAACTATGCCTTATGGCTCACGTCAAACTTTGTTCATGGTTATGCAATGTATTAGTGTTTTAAAACAAGAAGAATGCCTTAATTGTTTACAAGTCCGTGTATATGGAGAGATGAAACGGTGTTGTAGTGGTGCAACAGCTGCAGCAACAATAACCACCGGTTGCTATATGAGGTATGCCCATGATGATTTCCGAGTTCGGTAA